The Brassica oleracea var. oleracea cultivar TO1000 chromosome C6, BOL, whole genome shotgun sequence genome includes a region encoding these proteins:
- the LOC106296233 gene encoding protein TRANSPARENT TESTA 12: MGKDKTLPLLDPREPPELTETKPASKVWAKEFRQESKRLWELAGPAIFTAISQYSLGALTQTFSGRIGELELAAVSVENSVISGLAFGVMLGMGSALETLCGQAYGAGQLRMLGIYMQRSWVILFTTALCLLPVYIWAPPILSFFGEAPHISKAAGKFALWMIPQLFAYSANFPIQKFLQSQGKVLVMAWISGVVLIIHAVFSWLFIIHFKWGLVGAAITLNTSWWLVVIGQLLYILITKSDGAWSGFSWLAFRDLYGFVKLSLASAVMLCLEFWYLMVLVVVTGLLPNPLIPVDAISICMNIEGWTAMISIGFNAAISVRVSNELGGGNAYLAKFAVIVVSITSTLIGVVCMIVVLATKDSFPHLFTSSEAVAAETTRIAVLLAFTVLLNSLQPVLSGVAVGAGWQSLVAYVNLACYYIIGLPAGLVLGFTLNLGVQGIWGGMVAGICLQTLILIGIIYYTNWNKEAEQAESRVQRWGGTARE; encoded by the exons ATGGGAAAGGATAAGACTTTGCCGTTGCTTGATCCTCGTGAGCCACCGGAACTCACTGAAACCAAACCGGCGTCGAAAGTATGGGCCAAAGAGTTCCGCCAAGAGTCGAAGCGGCTCTGGGAGCTAGCCGGACCGGCCATCTTCACAGCCATAAGTCAATACTCTCTCGGTGCACTCACTCAGACTTTCTCCGGCCGCATCGGTGAACTAGAGCTCGCCGCCGTCTCCGTGGAGAATTCCGTTATATCCGGTCTCGCCTTCGGTGTCATG TTGGGGATGGGAAGTGCATTGGAGACGTTGTGCGGACAAGCATATGGAGCCGGGCAGCTTAGGATGCTTGGAATATATATGCAACGTTCTTGGGTCATTCTTTTTACCACTGCTTTATGTTTACTTCCCGTCTACATTTGGGCTCCTCCCATTCTTTCCTTCTTCGGCGAGGCTCCTCACATCTCTAAAGCCGCAG GGAAATTTGCACTGTGGATGATTCCACAGTTATTTGCATATTCAGCCAACTTCCCAATACAGAAATTCTTACAGTCCCAGGGGAAAGTGCTTGTGATGGCTTGGATCTCCGGGGTGGTTCTGATTATCCACGCAGTCTTTAGCTGGCTATTCATCATTCACTTTAAGTGGGGGCTTGTAGGTGCAGCCATCACCCTCAATACCTCATGGTGGCTTGTTGTTATCGGTCAGCTTTTGTATATCTTAATCACCAAATCAGACGGTGCGTGGAGTGGATTTTCTTGGCTTGCGTTTCGTGACCTCTATGGATTTGTCAAACTATCTTTAGCCTCTGCTGTCATGCTCTG TTTGGAGTTTTGGTACCTAATGGTTCTGGTCGTTGTCACGGGTCTTCTTCCTAATCCATTGATACCAGTCGATGCCATTTCCATTTG CATGAACATAGAAGGTTGGACAGCAATGATTTCAATCGGGTTTAACGCTGCCATAAG TGTGAGGGTTTCGAATGAACTGGGTGGGGGAAATGCATATCTAGCAAAATTTGCAGTGATAGTTGTCTCCATAACATCAACCCTTATCGGGGTTGTGTGTATGATTGTTGTCTTAGCCACAAAAGATAGTTTCCCTCATCTTTTCACTTCTAGCGAAGCTGTGGCAGCAGAAACCACGAGAATAGCTGTATTGTTGGCCTTCACTGTCCTTTTGAACAGCCTCCAGCCTGTCTTGTCAG GTGTTGCTGTTGGAGCTGGGTGGCAGAGTCTAGTGGCATACGTGAACCTTGCGTGTTATTACATTATTGGACTTCCTGCTGGTCTTGTTCTGGGATTCACATTAAACCTCGGAGTTCAG GGAATATGGGGAGGTATGGTAGCTGGAATCTGCTTACAGACACTTATATTGATTGGAATAATCTACTACACTAATTGGAACAAAGAG GCTGAGCAAGCCGAGAGTCGGGTTCAGAGATGGGGAGGAACGGCGCGAGAGTGA